One Halosegnis longus DNA window includes the following coding sequences:
- a CDS encoding PAS domain-containing protein produces the protein MDGRRGELRLAVPEQVDCPLVDELAAADGVTVEETPLTDDDLGERYDCAVVPVGGGDAEPIEPTLPTLYVAEPAALSALLGARADAVTPEATVEEALARLRALAGSGAGADAPAVDRMSDGYVAVDGEWRVTRANDAGRSVLREALELDDGQLVGRQLCDSLTDAVEPSLRETCREVARTGAPATVETRFEPLDAWFSVHAYPDTDGVSLYFREISTEKGLQTGYRALLETAQTLLAATDPDEIATTVMETIVDELGYEHCVVRLVDGDTLRPAAMSEPVGGETATRPTYNRDEGLPGETLQRGEPIEVPDLDAAGVDIGIPDVRSTLTVPMGEQGTISVGATEPDGFSEVDTQLLEVLALVATAALERDDRLQLLGRYRAALERTNEMAFALDAGGNLTLATESLANRWGYDRDEVLGRNILEFASREFVESLSEQLQRGEDSMTIEATDEETNLGVPVEIQLSAITPGEPTAGVVGIVHDISALAETRADLEQEQDRFRYLFEQLPSPAVEVRLDSGEKRIERTNARFGELFETDGEQSEGRPLDAVVEAPTDRSRDEQMLTEGSTAERRGERLTTTGRRTFIIRTVPFSIGGERRLFRIYIDITEETRRQRQLEMLHRVLRHNLRNELTVIGGNAQSLATSAEREQHRALAEAIVDSADALENLSDTSAMIRQISTTTDSTTGDLRNLVDEVLESVARPTLEVTVDVPEGVTVVGRQYLGRALRELLENAIEFGESPVAVRATPDDATVDIAVSDSGDGVPEREQAVIAGGLSISQLDHSRGLGLWVVSYVAESLGGRLRFEDDGTTVVLADLPIE, from the coding sequence ATGGACGGACGCCGCGGAGAGCTACGACTCGCAGTCCCCGAACAGGTGGACTGCCCGCTCGTCGACGAGCTCGCCGCGGCCGACGGCGTCACCGTCGAGGAGACGCCGCTCACGGACGACGACCTCGGCGAGCGGTACGACTGTGCGGTCGTTCCCGTCGGCGGCGGTGACGCCGAGCCAATCGAGCCGACCCTCCCCACGCTGTACGTCGCCGAGCCGGCGGCGCTGTCTGCCCTGCTCGGCGCACGAGCCGATGCGGTCACGCCCGAGGCCACCGTCGAGGAGGCACTCGCACGCCTGCGGGCGCTGGCCGGGTCGGGAGCGGGAGCCGACGCACCGGCAGTCGACCGGATGAGCGACGGATACGTCGCCGTGGACGGCGAGTGGCGGGTGACGCGCGCGAACGACGCGGGAAGGTCGGTGTTGCGCGAGGCGCTGGAACTCGACGACGGACAGCTCGTCGGGCGACAGCTCTGTGACTCGCTGACCGACGCCGTGGAGCCGTCGCTCCGCGAGACCTGCCGCGAGGTCGCCCGGACGGGAGCGCCGGCGACCGTCGAGACGCGGTTCGAGCCGCTGGACGCGTGGTTTTCGGTCCACGCGTACCCCGACACCGACGGCGTCTCCCTGTATTTCCGCGAGATATCGACCGAGAAGGGTCTCCAGACGGGGTACCGGGCGCTGTTGGAGACGGCACAGACGCTGCTCGCGGCGACGGACCCGGACGAGATCGCGACGACGGTCATGGAGACCATCGTGGACGAACTCGGCTACGAACACTGCGTGGTCCGGCTGGTCGACGGCGACACGCTCAGACCAGCGGCGATGAGCGAGCCGGTTGGCGGCGAGACGGCGACGCGACCGACCTACAACCGCGACGAGGGACTTCCGGGCGAGACACTCCAGCGAGGCGAGCCAATCGAGGTGCCGGACCTCGACGCGGCGGGCGTCGACATCGGAATCCCGGACGTGCGCTCCACGCTCACGGTGCCGATGGGCGAACAGGGAACGATCTCGGTCGGCGCGACGGAGCCAGACGGGTTCAGCGAGGTCGACACGCAGCTACTGGAGGTGCTCGCGCTCGTCGCGACGGCGGCGCTCGAACGCGACGACAGGCTCCAGCTGCTCGGCCGGTACCGGGCGGCGCTCGAACGCACGAACGAGATGGCGTTCGCGCTCGACGCCGGCGGCAACCTCACGCTGGCGACGGAGTCGCTGGCGAACCGGTGGGGGTACGACCGCGACGAGGTGCTCGGGCGGAACATCTTGGAGTTCGCCAGCCGGGAGTTCGTGGAGTCGCTCAGCGAGCAGCTACAGCGAGGCGAGGACTCGATGACAATCGAGGCCACCGACGAGGAGACGAATCTGGGCGTGCCCGTCGAGATACAGCTGTCGGCGATTACGCCCGGAGAACCGACCGCCGGCGTGGTGGGTATCGTCCACGATATCTCTGCGCTTGCCGAGACCCGCGCCGACCTCGAACAGGAACAGGACCGGTTTCGCTACCTGTTCGAGCAGCTACCGAGTCCAGCCGTCGAGGTGCGACTCGACAGCGGCGAGAAGCGTATCGAGCGGACGAACGCCCGCTTCGGGGAGCTGTTCGAGACCGACGGGGAGCAGAGCGAGGGGCGGCCGCTCGACGCGGTCGTCGAGGCACCCACGGACCGGTCGCGCGACGAGCAGATGCTCACCGAGGGGTCGACCGCAGAACGGCGCGGCGAACGGCTGACGACGACGGGCAGACGGACGTTCATCATCCGGACGGTCCCGTTCAGCATCGGGGGTGAACGCCGACTGTTCAGAATCTACATCGACATCACGGAAGAGACGAGACGCCAGCGTCAACTGGAGATGCTCCACCGGGTGTTGCGTCACAACCTCCGCAACGAGTTGACGGTCATCGGCGGGAACGCGCAGAGTCTCGCGACGAGCGCGGAGCGTGAACAACACCGGGCGCTCGCGGAGGCAATCGTCGACTCGGCTGACGCACTCGAAAATCTCAGCGACACGAGCGCGATGATTCGGCAGATCTCCACGACGACCGACTCGACCACCGGCGATCTCAGGAACCTGGTGGACGAGGTGTTGGAGTCGGTCGCGCGCCCGACGCTGGAGGTGACGGTCGACGTACCCGAGGGCGTCACCGTCGTCGGCCGACAGTATCTCGGGCGCGCCCTGCGGGAGCTACTGGAGAACGCGATCGAGTTCGGCGAGAGCCCGGTCGCCGTGCGGGCGACGCCGGACGACGCGACGGTCGATATCGCGGTTTCGGATTCGGGCGACGGCGTGCCCGAGCGCGAGCAGGCGGTCATCGCAGGCGGTCTGAGCATCTCCCAACTCGACCACAGCCGCGGGCTTGGGCTGTGGGTCGTCTCCTACGTCGCCGAGTCGCTCGGGGGGCGGCTCCGGTTCGAGGACGACGGCACGACGGTGGTGCTCGCGGACCTACCGATTGAGTGA
- a CDS encoding dihydrofolate reductase has translation MELISVAAIAENRVLGSDGELPWPSIPADKRQYRERIADWPVVLGRRTFDSMRDDLPGSIQLVLSRSESDFGVESARHAAGVDETLDILDALGHERAYVIGGAAIYELFQPVVDRMVLSRIPGAYDGDAYFPEWDRDAWELTEQTPYEEFTLEEWVRDRE, from the coding sequence GTGGAACTCATCTCAGTCGCCGCGATCGCGGAAAACCGGGTTCTCGGCAGCGACGGCGAGCTACCGTGGCCGAGCATTCCGGCCGACAAGCGCCAGTACCGCGAGCGCATCGCCGACTGGCCGGTGGTGCTCGGCCGGCGGACGTTCGACTCGATGCGCGACGACCTGCCGGGGAGTATCCAGCTCGTACTCAGTCGCTCGGAATCCGACTTCGGGGTCGAGTCGGCACGCCACGCCGCGGGCGTCGACGAGACGCTCGACATCCTCGACGCGCTTGGACACGAACGCGCGTACGTCATCGGCGGTGCCGCCATCTACGAGCTGTTCCAGCCCGTCGTCGACCGGATGGTGCTCAGTCGGATTCCCGGCGCGTACGACGGGGACGCGTACTTCCCGGAGTGGGACCGGGACGCGTGGGAACTCACCGAGCAGACGCCGTACGAGGAATTCACGCTAGAGGAGTGGGTTCGCGACCGCGAGTGA
- a CDS encoding lysylphosphatidylglycerol synthase domain-containing protein, with product MHRRVRFLLGALLGGSALGGYLWFVGPTAVFERLSAVPRWAVAVVAVLILAEAAVDGIGVWASVRPLNGGLSGSRSVLFAFAGDFFDVFSPAGPVSSEPIMAQFFAVATGTDYSEALGVRSVAKYVKSAAQLLLSVVLVALLLAGGTAPRSLLVTLAGAAVALALVGIALVLARDLLARVAVAALTPVAAALSGLFGTEQYGRERVAAAVNRFRTRAAAFRDAPGLVALIAVGGLLEQCLTASALWVALSGTGSGVALVAVIALIPLPQAASVVPIPGSVGAYDLLLAGALVATTGVPAASAAAGVLVVRTFELVVSLAGGGIAVAFLRARRP from the coding sequence GTGCACCGACGCGTCCGGTTTCTGCTCGGCGCGCTCCTCGGCGGGAGTGCACTGGGCGGGTATCTCTGGTTCGTCGGGCCGACGGCCGTGTTCGAACGACTGTCCGCAGTCCCTCGGTGGGCCGTCGCCGTCGTCGCCGTCCTCATTTTGGCCGAGGCCGCCGTCGACGGTATCGGCGTGTGGGCCTCGGTCCGACCGCTGAACGGCGGACTCTCGGGGAGCAGAAGCGTCCTGTTCGCCTTCGCCGGCGACTTCTTCGACGTGTTCAGCCCGGCAGGCCCGGTCAGCTCCGAGCCGATTATGGCGCAGTTCTTCGCCGTCGCGACGGGGACCGACTACAGCGAGGCGCTCGGAGTGCGCAGCGTCGCGAAATACGTCAAGTCGGCCGCCCAACTGCTCCTCTCGGTGGTTCTCGTCGCCCTCCTGCTCGCCGGCGGGACGGCTCCGCGGTCGCTGCTCGTCACCCTCGCCGGTGCCGCCGTCGCCCTCGCGCTCGTTGGTATCGCGCTCGTCCTCGCACGCGACCTGCTGGCCCGTGTCGCCGTCGCCGCGCTCACGCCTGTCGCCGCGGCGCTTTCTGGACTCTTCGGCACGGAACAGTACGGCCGCGAGCGCGTCGCTGCTGCGGTGAACCGATTCCGCACCCGCGCGGCGGCGTTCCGTGACGCGCCCGGTCTCGTCGCGCTCATCGCGGTCGGTGGTCTCCTCGAACAGTGTCTCACCGCGAGCGCGCTGTGGGTCGCACTCTCCGGGACCGGGTCTGGGGTCGCGCTCGTCGCGGTCATCGCACTGATACCACTCCCGCAGGCCGCGAGCGTCGTCCCCATCCCCGGAAGCGTGGGAGCGTACGACCTCCTGTTGGCCGGCGCGCTCGTCGCGACGACGGGCGTCCCGGCCGCGAGCGCCGCCGCCGGCGTGCTCGTCGTCCGCACCTTCGAACTCGTCGTCTCGCTCGCCGGCGGCGGAATCGCCGTCGCCTTCCTCCGCGCGCGCCGCCCGTAG
- a CDS encoding DoxX family protein translates to MSLTALQADFLAQSGAAEILLLARIIFGGTLAFMGLNHFMDLETMTGYAEFKGLPAPRFSVVASGVMLVLGGLGIVAGVYPVLAGGTLAVFLLVSAVTMHDFWAQDDPEEQQNEMTAFLKNMYGTGAALAFLVLGGAEWAYAVNLGLF, encoded by the coding sequence ATGAGTCTAACGGCGCTGCAGGCGGACTTCCTCGCCCAGTCGGGCGCGGCCGAGATTCTCCTGCTTGCACGAATCATCTTCGGCGGCACGCTCGCGTTCATGGGGCTGAACCACTTCATGGACCTCGAGACGATGACGGGCTACGCGGAGTTCAAGGGACTTCCCGCGCCGCGGTTCTCCGTCGTCGCCTCGGGTGTGATGCTCGTGCTCGGCGGGCTGGGTATCGTGGCCGGTGTCTACCCCGTACTCGCTGGGGGCACGCTCGCCGTCTTCCTGCTCGTGTCTGCCGTGACGATGCACGACTTCTGGGCGCAGGACGACCCCGAAGAGCAGCAAAACGAGATGACCGCCTTCCTGAAGAACATGTACGGGACCGGTGCGGCGCTCGCGTTCCTCGTCCTCGGCGGCGCGGAGTGGGCCTACGCGGTCAACCTCGGACTGTTCTGA
- a CDS encoding flavin reductase family protein → MDIEVAEGDSLYRTLAGAVVPRPIGWISTRNADGDNLAPYSFFNVATPKPPTLAFSAGTAAARKDTARNAVETGVFAHSVVTADLAEAMNATSTSHEVDEFDHAGLAKRECETIDAPSVAASPIVFECSVVETVERGVSTLVLGEVQYVHVDDELTTDGKLDTTKLDALGRLAGSEYTLTRDRRSMARPE, encoded by the coding sequence ATGGACATCGAAGTCGCGGAGGGTGACTCGCTGTACCGAACGCTCGCGGGCGCGGTCGTCCCGCGTCCGATCGGGTGGATTTCGACCCGCAACGCGGACGGCGACAACCTCGCGCCGTACTCGTTTTTCAACGTCGCGACGCCGAAGCCCCCGACGCTGGCGTTCTCGGCCGGCACGGCCGCGGCCCGGAAAGACACCGCGCGCAACGCCGTCGAGACGGGCGTGTTCGCCCACAGCGTCGTCACCGCCGACCTCGCCGAGGCGATGAACGCGACGAGCACCAGCCACGAGGTCGACGAGTTCGACCACGCCGGCCTCGCCAAGCGGGAGTGTGAGACCATCGACGCGCCGTCCGTCGCGGCCTCGCCCATCGTCTTCGAGTGTTCGGTGGTCGAGACGGTCGAGCGGGGCGTCTCGACGCTCGTGCTCGGGGAGGTGCAGTACGTCCACGTCGACGACGAACTAACGACCGACGGCAAACTCGACACGACGAAACTGGACGCGCTCGGCCGATTGGCCGGCTCCGAGTACACCCTGACGCGCGACCGGCGCTCGATGGCGCGCCCCGAGTAG
- a CDS encoding aldo/keto reductase has protein sequence MEYTTLGNTGIEVSRICLGCMSFGDPDWREWVHGEQFGHDLVERAIDLGINFFDTANMYSRGESERILGDALSGYDRDAQVVATKTYFQMRDDDPNSGGLSRKAIEQELDASLDRLGMDTIDLYQTHRWDYDTPIETTLAALDDAVRRGKIRHFGASSMWAHQLATAHAVAEREGYDRFATMQNHYSLAYREEEREMLPYCEQEGMGVIPWSPLARGFLTRPHEEYMSTTRAETDDYALEHPYPDNGGKEVNERVEELAAEYDAEMAQIALAWVLGKDAVTAPIVGASSIEHLESAVEALDIDLSDSDEEWLEEPYGAVEVSGHA, from the coding sequence ATGGAGTACACCACGCTCGGCAACACGGGCATCGAGGTGTCGCGCATCTGTCTTGGCTGTATGAGCTTCGGCGACCCGGACTGGCGCGAGTGGGTCCACGGCGAGCAGTTCGGTCACGACCTCGTGGAGCGCGCCATCGATTTGGGTATCAACTTCTTCGACACCGCGAACATGTACTCGCGCGGCGAGAGCGAGCGGATTCTCGGCGACGCGCTCTCGGGATACGACCGGGACGCGCAGGTGGTCGCGACGAAGACCTACTTCCAGATGCGCGACGACGACCCCAACTCCGGCGGGCTGTCGCGGAAGGCCATCGAGCAGGAACTCGACGCCTCGCTCGACCGACTCGGCATGGACACCATCGACCTGTACCAGACCCACCGGTGGGACTACGACACGCCAATCGAGACGACGCTGGCCGCGCTCGATGACGCCGTCCGCCGCGGGAAGATTCGCCACTTCGGAGCGTCCTCGATGTGGGCCCACCAGCTCGCGACGGCCCACGCCGTCGCCGAACGCGAGGGGTACGACCGGTTCGCGACGATGCAGAACCACTACAGTTTGGCCTACCGCGAGGAGGAACGCGAGATGCTCCCCTACTGCGAGCAGGAGGGGATGGGCGTCATCCCGTGGTCGCCGCTGGCGCGCGGCTTCCTCACCCGGCCCCACGAGGAGTACATGTCGACGACGCGCGCCGAGACCGACGACTACGCGCTCGAACACCCCTACCCCGACAACGGGGGGAAGGAAGTCAACGAGCGCGTCGAGGAGCTGGCCGCCGAGTACGACGCCGAGATGGCACAGATTGCGCTCGCGTGGGTGCTCGGGAAGGATGCCGTCACCGCACCCATCGTCGGTGCCTCCTCGATTGAACATCTGGAGTCGGCCGTCGAAGCCCTCGATATCGACCTCTCCGACTCCGATGAGGAGTGGTTAGAGGAGCCGTACGGAGCCGTCGAGGTGTCGGGCCACGCCTGA
- a CDS encoding YqjF family protein, producing the protein MSTDSRNFAGPAVLSMVWRDALFAHWEVPPERIEETLPEGLSVDTHEGKAYLGVVPFVMDDISPRGIPFGLSFGELNLRTYVRDADGEPGIYFYNLDADDRLGVHVARGLFQLPYYRADIDVEHDGQAVNFRSRRVGDGEPAAFDATYEPAGARLDAEKGSLPHFLTERYRFYTEGRGQLFYGDIDHPPWPLTEAEVEIRENDLFRVNGFEEPESEPFFYYAPRTDVTAGRIHRV; encoded by the coding sequence ATGAGCACCGACAGTCGCAACTTCGCAGGTCCGGCGGTGCTGTCGATGGTGTGGCGGGACGCCCTGTTCGCACACTGGGAGGTACCACCCGAGCGCATCGAGGAGACGCTCCCCGAGGGGTTGTCCGTCGACACCCACGAGGGGAAGGCGTATCTGGGCGTCGTCCCCTTCGTCATGGACGACATCAGCCCGCGCGGGATTCCGTTCGGGCTCTCCTTCGGCGAGCTGAATCTCCGCACGTACGTGCGCGACGCCGATGGCGAGCCGGGGATTTACTTCTACAATCTGGACGCCGACGACCGACTCGGCGTCCACGTCGCGCGGGGACTGTTCCAGCTCCCGTACTACCGAGCCGACATCGACGTGGAGCACGACGGCCAGGCGGTGAACTTCCGGTCGCGACGCGTCGGCGACGGCGAGCCGGCGGCGTTCGACGCCACCTACGAGCCGGCCGGCGCGCGACTCGACGCGGAGAAAGGGAGTCTCCCGCACTTTCTCACGGAGCGCTACCGCTTCTACACGGAGGGGCGCGGCCAGCTGTTCTACGGCGACATCGACCACCCGCCGTGGCCGCTGACGGAAGCCGAGGTGGAGATTCGCGAGAACGACCTGTTCCGGGTGAACGGATTCGAGGAGCCGGAGTCGGAGCCGTTCTTCTACTACGCCCCCCGGACGGACGTAACCGCCGGGCGCATCCATCGGGTGTGA
- a CDS encoding PH domain-containing protein, with protein sequence MATEMADRQTLDSGVRVVWGVWALVGALMLAGIAGAAGFATVAQILLPAGVTFLVVAGLGVVYTLARYRAWWYAVQADSLHLSRGVLTRVHTVVPFVRVQHVDVSRGPLERALGLSSVVVYTAGSRGADVTIPGLTPDRADRLQQRLKRLAIDAEGEDAV encoded by the coding sequence ATGGCAACTGAGATGGCCGACCGACAGACGCTCGATTCGGGGGTACGCGTCGTCTGGGGCGTCTGGGCGCTCGTCGGCGCGCTCATGCTCGCGGGCATCGCCGGCGCGGCCGGCTTCGCGACCGTCGCGCAGATTCTGCTCCCCGCGGGCGTGACGTTCCTCGTCGTCGCAGGTCTCGGCGTCGTGTACACGCTTGCCCGCTACCGGGCGTGGTGGTACGCCGTGCAGGCGGACTCGCTGCATCTCTCGCGGGGCGTGCTCACTCGCGTCCACACGGTCGTTCCGTTCGTGCGCGTCCAGCACGTAGACGTGTCGCGCGGGCCGCTCGAACGCGCGCTCGGCCTGTCGTCGGTCGTCGTCTACACCGCCGGCTCGCGGGGGGCCGACGTGACGATTCCGGGGTTGACGCCCGACCGCGCCGACCGCCTCCAACAGCGGCTCAAGCGGTTGGCAATCGACGCCGAGGGGGAGGATGCCGTCTAA